A genomic segment from Takifugu rubripes chromosome 20, fTakRub1.2, whole genome shotgun sequence encodes:
- the ing5a gene encoding inhibitor of growth protein 5a translates to MATAIYLEHYLDSIENLPCELQRNFTLMRDLDNRTEEKKAEIEKLAEEYVVTVKNLASEQRVEHLQKIQNAYSKCKEFSDDKVQLAMQTYEMVDKHIRRLDADLARFENELKEKLEVGGYESTDGRAVKKSESRGLREKRGSKGRGRKGSDEDSPKKKKMKNSPDLSDALLPMQPSDVLDMPVDPNEPTYCLCHQVSYGEMIGCDNPDCPIEWFHFACVDLATKPKGKWFCPRCTQDKKKK, encoded by the exons GTATTGAGAACCTACCATGCGAGTTACAGAGAAACTTCACTTTGATGCGAGATCTGGACAATAGAACTGAAG AAAAGAAAGCAGAGATTGAAAAACTGGCGGAGGAGTACGTCGTAACGGTGAAGAACCTGGCCTCGGAGCAGCGAGTGGAACACCTGCAAAAGATCCAAAATGCCTACAGCAAATGTAAAGAGTTCAGCGACGACAAAGTGCAGCTTGCGATGCAGACTTATGAGATG GTGGACAAACATATCCGCAGACTGGATGCAGATCTTGCGCGCTTTGAGAACGAGTTAAAGGAGAAACTGGAAGTGGGCGGTTATGAGAGCACCGACGGGAGAGCAGTGAAGA AAAGTGAGAGCCGTGGGCTCCGGGAGAAACGCGGCTCcaaggggagaggaagaaaaggttcAGATGAGGATTctcctaaaaagaaaaagatgaaaaacag CCCAGATTTGAGTGACGCCCTCCTGCCCATGCAGCCGTCAGACGTGTTGGACATGCCGGTTGACCCCAACGAGCCCACCTACTGCTTGTGTCACCAGGTGTCGTATGGAGAGATGATCGGATGTGATAACCCGGAT TGTCCGATCGAGTGGTTTCATTTTGCGTGCGTCGACCTCGCCACCAAACCCAAAGGCAAATG GTTTTGTCCACGATGTACCcaagacaagaagaagaaatga
- the cep19 gene encoding centrosomal protein of 19 kDa: MSFEAKRCGVKFSPPAIILIYEHKESKTLRKRTIPIRNFSKFSDHSMAAERLKNHPRHQTYLEGVSQAQLEKLHIILRDHLQGFSLEHSLASFSLDPDEDLNKLDDDRLARKKNQMDEVFERNRRHRDAADFVYDLEKDFKSTQAKCSWDDDSDDGF, from the exons ATGAGCTTCGAAGCAAAACGGTGTGGAGTGAAGTTCAGTCCTCCAGCTATAATCTTAATTTACGAGCACAAGGAGAGTAAAACACTGCGAAAACGAACTATACCGATACGGAACTTCTCCAAATTTTCTG ACCACAGCATGGCTGCAGAAAGGCTGAAGAACCACCCCCGGCACCAGACCTACCTGGAGGGAGTGTCCCAGGCCCAGCTGGAGAAGCTCCACATCATCCTGCGAGATCATTTGCAGGGTTTCAGCTTGGAACACAGCCTGGCTTCATTCAGCCTAGACCCCGACGAAGACCTGAACAAACTGGACGATGACAGGTTGGCTCGCAAGAAGAACCAAATGGATGAAGTGTTTGAGAGGAATCGGAGGCACCGGGACGCCGCCGACTTTGTTTATGACCTGGAAAAGGATTTCAAGAGCACCCAAGCCAAGTGCAGCTGGGACGATGACTCCGATGATGGATTTTAA